In Chloroflexota bacterium, a genomic segment contains:
- a CDS encoding slipin family protein gives MVAAIWAIVAIFVLLIFILPAALKVVAQYERGVILRLGRFIGIKEPGLRIIIPFVDRLVRVDTRVVTMDVPEQEIITRDNVTVTVNAVVYLRVINPEDAVLKVADYIRATSLISQTTLRSVLGQSEMDELLGERDKINARLQKIVDEQTDPWGVKVSSVEVKDVTLPAGMQRAMAAQAEAERDRRAKVVHAEGELQASEKLAQAAAVLATQPAAIQLRYLGTLKEIATERTNMVIFPLPLDLLSAFLGRSSSNKT, from the coding sequence ATGGTAGCAGCTATATGGGCTATTGTTGCCATATTTGTATTGCTGATTTTCATATTGCCAGCGGCCCTTAAAGTAGTCGCTCAATATGAACGGGGCGTCATTCTGCGCTTGGGACGATTCATCGGCATCAAAGAGCCAGGGCTTCGGATTATCATCCCCTTTGTTGATCGATTGGTGAGGGTCGATACACGCGTAGTGACCATGGATGTTCCGGAACAGGAAATAATCACCCGAGATAACGTGACCGTCACAGTGAATGCAGTGGTGTATCTAAGGGTGATAAACCCCGAGGACGCCGTGCTCAAGGTGGCTGACTATATCCGGGCCACTTCGCTTATCTCACAGACAACACTGCGTAGTGTTCTGGGGCAATCTGAGATGGATGAGTTGCTGGGGGAACGGGATAAGATCAATGCCAGACTGCAAAAGATTGTCGACGAACAGACTGATCCCTGGGGAGTAAAGGTTAGCTCCGTGGAGGTCAAAGATGTGACGTTACCGGCTGGGATGCAAAGGGCTATGGCAGCACAGGCTGAGGCGGAAAGAGACAGACGGGCCAAGGTTGTCCACGCTGAGGGAGAATTACAGGCTTCGGAAAAGCTGGCCCAGGCTGCTGCTGTCCTAGCTACCCAGCCTGCCGCAATTCAACTCCGCTATCTGGGAACTCTTAAAGAGATTGCCACTGAGCGCACTAACATGGTCATCTTCCCCCTGCCACTGGATTTGCTCAGCGCCTTCTTGGGAAGAAGTTCTTCCAACAAGACTTAG
- a CDS encoding nodulation protein NfeD, which produces MKGLHGFGMRYNTLFFFLFIVVLSLALLAVGSASTGAATHQVVVLQIDGAVSPPLADYLDRGITKAEEIGAEAVIITMDTPGGLLSSTEDIVNRITSAKVPVVVYVDPWAGSAGTFITIAAHVAAMAPGSVIGAASPVSGSGEEISETMKKKVTQHTAAWIESIAESRGRNKKAAIAAVAEAASYTDQEALGLDEIENWKELGLDSSLLDPPLVDLGAYNLTDLLEKLDGREVTLQSGRVVTLRTQNAFVNYVKMTTIERFLYAISDANIAYILLSIGMLGIMIELFHPGIVLPGATGAICLSFSIYALGVLEANWAGILLMVLAFGLFVAEAFTPTFGLFTAGGVAALVMGSFMLFSGSPFSIHPGLIAGVVIFFTAGAVFIITAIVMAHRRRITTGREGMIGQTGVALTPLDPKGTILIEGERWNAVSEDVIIEVGEEVVVTEVEGLTLKVTKKQAGGEKW; this is translated from the coding sequence GTGAAAGGCCTTCATGGATTCGGCATGCGTTACAATACCCTTTTCTTCTTTCTGTTTATCGTTGTCCTATCGCTCGCCCTTCTGGCTGTAGGCTCAGCCAGTACGGGCGCGGCTACGCACCAGGTGGTTGTGCTCCAAATTGACGGGGCTGTCTCTCCTCCTCTCGCCGACTACCTCGACCGTGGTATCACCAAAGCAGAAGAAATTGGTGCAGAGGCTGTCATCATTACCATGGACACACCCGGAGGCTTGCTATCCTCCACAGAAGACATAGTGAACCGCATCACCAGCGCCAAGGTACCAGTGGTAGTGTACGTTGATCCCTGGGCTGGTTCAGCGGGAACCTTCATCACCATTGCTGCTCACGTAGCGGCTATGGCACCAGGCAGCGTGATTGGTGCCGCTAGCCCAGTAAGTGGCAGTGGCGAAGAGATATCGGAGACCATGAAGAAGAAGGTGACGCAACATACGGCAGCCTGGATCGAGAGTATTGCCGAAAGTCGTGGCCGTAATAAGAAAGCCGCCATAGCTGCCGTAGCAGAAGCTGCCTCCTATACCGATCAGGAAGCTCTGGGACTGGACGAGATCGAGAACTGGAAAGAACTGGGACTTGATTCCAGCTTGCTTGACCCGCCTCTTGTTGACCTGGGGGCTTACAACCTGACGGACCTCCTGGAGAAACTTGACGGAAGAGAGGTGACCCTTCAAAGCGGCAGGGTGGTAACGCTCCGTACCCAAAACGCCTTTGTCAATTATGTCAAGATGACCACTATCGAACGCTTCCTCTATGCCATAAGCGATGCTAACATCGCTTATATCCTCTTGAGCATTGGTATGCTTGGCATCATGATAGAGCTATTTCACCCTGGGATTGTCCTTCCTGGGGCGACTGGTGCGATTTGCCTTTCCTTCTCTATCTATGCTCTGGGCGTGCTTGAGGCCAACTGGGCCGGAATATTACTGATGGTCCTCGCCTTTGGCCTCTTTGTGGCCGAGGCCTTCACCCCCACCTTCGGGCTGTTCACCGCAGGGGGGGTGGCCGCTTTGGTCATGGGCTCCTTTATGTTGTTTAGCGGCAGTCCTTTTTCGATACACCCGGGACTTATTGCCGGGGTGGTGATTTTCTTCACTGCTGGTGCTGTCTTCATCATCACCGCCATCGTAATGGCGCACCGGCGCCGTATCACCACTGGTCGGGAAGGTATGATAGGGCAAACGGGGGTGGCACTGACTCCGCTTGACCCTAAAGGGACCATCCTCATTGAGGGAGAGCGTTGGAATGCTGTATCAGAAGATGTTATAATTGAGGTCGGCGAGGAGGTGGTGGTGACCGAGGTCGAGGGGCTGACATTAAAGGTAACCAAAAAACAAGCAGGAGGTGAAAAATGGTAG